From the genome of Turicibacter faecis, one region includes:
- a CDS encoding amino acid ABC transporter ATP-binding protein, with product MSEVTKKYGDHTVLSQLSLSVNPGEVVVVLGPSGCGKSTLLRCINGLEDIQAGKILLEGEQISHQKGDLSRVRQKIGMVFQSYELFPHMNVLQNIILGPVKAQKRPKREVVEEALQLLERVGLLHKKDAYPGELSGGQKQRVAIVRALCMQPKILLFDEVTAALDPEMVREVLDVMLSLAKEGSTMVIVTHEMQFARAIAHRIVFMDEGQIIEENDPESFFTCPKTERVKQFLNLFTFESEGDGK from the coding sequence ATGTCAGAAGTGACGAAGAAGTATGGCGATCACACTGTGTTAAGTCAGCTTTCTCTTTCGGTTAATCCGGGAGAGGTCGTCGTTGTTTTGGGACCATCAGGCTGTGGAAAAAGTACGTTACTTCGTTGTATCAATGGATTAGAAGATATTCAGGCAGGAAAAATTTTGCTTGAAGGTGAACAAATTAGTCATCAAAAAGGGGATCTTTCCCGGGTGCGGCAAAAGATTGGGATGGTCTTTCAAAGCTATGAGCTTTTTCCACACATGAATGTTTTACAAAACATTATCCTCGGTCCTGTAAAAGCTCAAAAGCGTCCTAAAAGGGAGGTGGTTGAAGAAGCTTTACAGTTGCTTGAACGCGTAGGGTTACTTCATAAAAAGGATGCTTATCCGGGGGAATTATCAGGTGGGCAAAAACAACGGGTCGCCATTGTACGTGCGCTTTGTATGCAACCGAAAATTTTATTATTTGATGAGGTGACGGCGGCGCTTGATCCGGAAATGGTTCGTGAGGTTTTGGATGTCATGTTATCGTTGGCGAAAGAGGGAAGCACGATGGTCATTGTGACACATGAGATGCAGTTTGCACGGGCTATTGCTCATCGAATTGTTTTTATGGACGAAGGGCAAATCATTGAGGAAAATGATCCGGAGAGTTTCTTTACTTGTCCTAAAACGGAACGTGTCAAACAGTTTTTAAATCTGTTTACGTTTGAATCAGAGGGGGATGGAAAATGA
- a CDS encoding amino acid ABC transporter permease has translation MQELGINILFEGRNFIRLLEGLGVTIQVSLISVCLSIILGLLMGMVMRLQNRVVQFMCRVYLETVRIVPQLVLLFLVYFGLSKSLGINLSGFWASVLVFSFWGVAEMGDLVRGALESIPKHQYETAAALALNKWQIYVYVILPQTMRRLLPQTINLVTRMIKTTSLIVLIGVVEVVKVGQQIIESARLTTPSAPLWIYGVIFLLYFLICYPISKWATHLEKRWNG, from the coding sequence ATGCAGGAGTTAGGGATTAATATTTTATTCGAGGGAAGGAATTTTATCCGGTTATTAGAAGGATTAGGCGTCACGATTCAAGTCTCTTTAATTTCAGTGTGCCTTTCAATTATATTAGGACTCTTAATGGGAATGGTGATGAGGTTACAAAATCGAGTGGTGCAATTTATGTGTCGGGTCTATTTAGAAACAGTTCGCATTGTTCCACAATTAGTCCTCTTATTTTTAGTTTACTTCGGATTGAGTAAATCGTTAGGAATTAATTTATCAGGCTTTTGGGCATCCGTCCTTGTCTTTTCCTTTTGGGGAGTTGCAGAAATGGGCGATCTAGTACGAGGGGCGTTAGAATCGATACCTAAGCATCAATATGAAACTGCGGCAGCCTTAGCTTTAAATAAATGGCAAATTTATGTCTATGTCATTCTTCCACAAACGATGCGGCGTCTTCTGCCACAGACAATCAATTTAGTGACACGCATGATTAAAACGACATCGCTTATCGTATTAATTGGGGTCGTGGAAGTCGTAAAAGTTGGACAGCAAATCATTGAGTCTGCCCGCCTAACGACGCCGAGTGCTCCCCTTTGGATTTATGGCGTTATTTTTTTACTCTATTTTTTAATTTGTTATCCCATCTCGAAGTGGGCGACACACCTTGAAAAACGTTGGAATGGTTAA
- a CDS encoding amino acid ABC transporter permease, which produces MDFEFVRMYTPMYMEAAKLTFGIAWIGILLSIVIGFVCCLICYYNVPILKRIVGVYIELSRNTPLLIQLFFLYFGLPKLGIVLNSSVCGIIGLTFLGSSYMSEAFRSGLEAIPKGQVESGLSIGLTKWQVLWYVTLPQAIAVALPAFSANIIFLIKETSVFSVIALADLMYVAKGLIGLYYKTDEALLMLVIAYLILLLPISLILAFIERKVRYAGVRD; this is translated from the coding sequence ATGGATTTTGAATTTGTGAGAATGTATACACCCATGTATATGGAAGCAGCAAAATTGACATTCGGTATTGCTTGGATTGGAATTTTATTATCCATTGTTATTGGATTTGTTTGTTGTCTAATTTGTTACTACAATGTTCCGATCCTGAAACGGATAGTGGGCGTATATATTGAACTTTCAAGAAATACTCCTCTTTTAATTCAGCTATTTTTTTTATATTTTGGATTACCGAAGCTTGGCATCGTTTTAAATTCATCGGTATGTGGAATCATTGGGTTAACTTTTTTGGGGAGTAGTTATATGTCTGAGGCCTTTCGGAGCGGTTTAGAGGCAATACCTAAAGGACAGGTGGAATCAGGATTAAGTATTGGGCTGACGAAATGGCAGGTCCTTTGGTATGTGACGTTACCACAGGCAATCGCAGTTGCCCTTCCTGCATTTAGTGCGAATATTATATTTTTAATTAAGGAAACGTCAGTGTTTAGCGTGATTGCATTGGCCGACTTAATGTATGTTGCGAAAGGGTTAATCGGCTTATACTATAAAACGGATGAGGCGTTGCTCATGCTTGTCATAGCGTATCTGATTTTATTATTACCTATTTCTTTGATACTTGCTTTTATAGAAAGGAAGGTGCGATATGCAGGAGTTAGGGATTAA